Below is a genomic region from Trueperaceae bacterium.
CCGAGCCCTTGCCGCCGTGGTTGCCGTCCTCGATGTACTTCTTGGCGTTGTCCCAGGCGCCGCCGCCGTTGCTCATCATGAGCGCCATCATGAGGCCGGAGCCGATGACGCCGATCAGCAGGCCGCCGAGCGCCAGTGGTCCGAACAGGAAGCCGACGATCAGGGGCGCGGCCACGGCGATGATGCCCGGCAGCGCCATCTCCCGCAGCGCGGCCGCCGTGACGATGTCGACGGCCTTGCCGTAGTCGGGCTTCGCCTTGCCCTCCATGATGCCCTTGATGGTGCGGAACTGGCGCCGCACCTCCTCGATGACGGCGCCCGCCGCCTTGCCGACCGACTCCATCAGGAAGGCGCTGAAGAGGAACGGCAGCATGGCGCCCACGAGGAGACCGACCAGCACGATGGGGTCGTCCAGGCGGAAGGCGCCGGGACCGAACCGGTCCGCGTCGACCAGCTTGAGGCGCTCGGCGAAGTCGGCGAACAGCACCAGGGCGGCCAGGGCGGCCGAACCGATGGCGTAACCCTTCGTGACGGCCTTGGTGGTGTTGCCGACGGCGTCGAGGGCGTCGGTGGTCTCGCGGACGTTGTCGGGCAGCTCGGCCATCTCGGCGATGCCGCCCGCGTTGTCCGTGATGGGGCCGTACGTGTCCATGGCCACGACCATGCCGGTGACGGAGAGCATGGCGACGGCCGCGACGGCGATGCCGTAGAGGCCCGCCAGCGAGTAGGCGACGAAGATGGCGAGCACCAGCAATACGACCGGGAGGGCGGTCGACTGCATGCCGACGGCCAGGCCGGAGATGATGTTGGTGGCGCTGCCCGTCTCGGAGGCCTTCGCCACGCGCCTCACCGGGGCGTAGCGCGTGCTCGTGAAGTACTCGGTGATGAACATGAGCAGGACGGTGACGGCGATGCCGATGAGGCTTGCGCCGAAGAGCGAACCCCAGCTCATGTCGCGGCCGAGCACGGTGAAATCGAAGCTGTGGAACATGAGCCACGTCGCGATGCCGAAGCCGCCGATGCTGATGCCGGCGCTGGCGAAGACGCCCTTGTAGAGCGCCGCCATGATGTTGTTGGAGCCCTCGTTCAGCCGGACGGCGAAGACGCCCAGGATGCTGGCCAGGATGGCGATGGCGCCTAGCACCAGCGGGTAGAGCACGAGGTTGGTGATGCTGCCCGTGCCGGGCAGCAGGTAACCGAGGAACACGGCCCCGATGGCGGTGACGGCGTACGTCTCGAACAGGTCGGCGCCCATGCCCGCGCAGTCGCCGACGTTGTCGCCGACGTTGTCGGCGATGACGGCCGGGTTGCGGGGGTCGTCCTCTGGTATGCCCGCCTCGACCTTGCCGACGAGGTCGGCGCCCACGTCGGCCGCCTTGGTGTATATGCCGCCGCCTACGCGCGCGAAGAGGCTGATGAGCGAGGCGCCGAACGCGAAGCCCACCAGCGGCTCAACCGGGTTGGCCAGGTCGAGCACGACGTGGAACACCCAGAAGAAGCCGGCCACGCCGAGCAGGGCGAGGCCCGCCACCGCCAGGCCGGCGACCGCCCCGCCGTTGAAGGCGATGCGCAGCGCCCCCGCCAGGCCGCTCCGGGCGGCCTGCGCCACGCGCACGTTGGCGCGCACCGCAACGTTCATTCCAACGTAGCCGCTGATGGCGCTGAAGAGCGCGCCGACGGCGAAGCCGGCCGTCGTCCACCACCACATGACGCGGTCGTGGTCGTTGCCGGCCGTGAGCGCCACCACGGCGAAGATGGCCGCGATGATGACGGCCACCACCGTGATGGTGCGGTACTGCCTGTTCATGTAGGCGGCGGCGCCCTGACGCACGGCGTCGGAGATCTCGACCATGCGCGCGTCTCCCGTGGGCGCGGTCATGATGCCCCGCGCCAACAGGAAGGCCGCTATCAACGCCACGATGGCGGCCAAGGGTACTAGGGTGATCAGCAGGTCCATGCTTCCTCCAGCGAGATGCCTGGGCGCGACGATGGCGCGCCCATGGACTGTGACGTGGTGCAGCGGACGCTCGCTTGGCGTGCCTGACGTGGCCGGTGTTCGCAACGTCGGACGGCCCCACCGCAGGTGCCAGCGGTGCGTCCCTGAAGCAGCGGCCAGCTTAACATTCACGGACTTCTCATCAGGGTCCCCGCGGGTTCGGCGCGGGGACCCCAAGCGCCCGGGCGGCGCGGGGGGCCAAGCGGTAACCTTGGGCTGCGCGTCCGGCGCGCCCGTCCCGGCCCCGGACCGAAAAAGGAGGCCGTCATGACCCGCAGCCCTCTCGCCGGGCGGAAAGCCCCCAGGTCCCTCCTCATCGACGTCCCGCGGCTCGTGACCGACTACTACGCCCTGGCGCCCGACCCGAGCGTCGCCGCGCAGCTGGTCGCGTTCGGCACGTCGGGTCACCGCGGGTCGAGCAGCGACGCCACCTTCAACGAGGATCACATCGTCGCCGTCAGCCAGGCGATCGCCGACCGGCGGCGGCGCCAGGGCCTGGGCGGGCCGCTGTTCCTCGGCGCCGACACCCACGCGCTGTCCACCCCGGCGCTGGTCACGGCGCTCGAGGTGCTCACGGCCAACGACGTCCCCGTCGTCACGGCGCGCGGGTTCGCGCCGGTCCCGACCCCCGTCATCTCGCACGCCGTCCTCACCCACAACCTAGGACCCAAGGCCGCCGGCGCCATGCCCGGCGCGGCCGCTCAGGCAGACGGCGTCGTCATCACGCCGTCTCACAACCCGCCTCGCGACGGTGGCTTCAAGTACAACCCGCCTCACGGCGGTCCGGCCGGCTCGAGCGAGACCGCCGAGATCCAGCGGGCCGCCAACGCCTACCTGGCGGCTGGGTTGGCGGGCGTGAAGCGCAGGTCGCTCGCGTCCGCCCGCGCCGCCGGCGCCTTCGAGGAGCGCGACCTCGTCACGCCTTACGTCGCGGACCTCGGCGACGTCGTCGACATGGACGTGATCCGCGGCGCCGGGGTGCGCATCGGCGTCGACCCGCTGGGCGGCGCGGCCGTGGCGTACTGGCAGCCGATAGCCGAGCGCTGGCGGCTCGACCTCACCGTCGTCAACGACGTGGTGGACCCGACCTTCGCCTTCATGCCCGTTGACCACGACGGCAAGATCCGCATGGACTGCTCGTCGCCCGACGCCATGGCCAACCTGATCCACCTGCAGGCCGACTTCGACGTCGCATTCGGCAACGACCCCGATGCCGACAGGCACGGCATCGTCACGCCCACGGGCGGCTTGATGAACCCCAACCACTACCTGGCGGTCGCCATCGACTACCTGTTCACGCACCGACCCGGCTGGCCGCAGGGGGCGAAGGTGGGGAAGACGCTCGTGTCGAGCTCGATGATCGACAAGGTGGCGGGCGGACTGGGCCGCGAGGTGGCCGAGGTGCCCGTCGGCTTCAAGTGGTTCGTCGATGGCCTGCTCGGCGGGAGCTACGGCTTCGGGGGCGAGGAGAGCGCCGGCGCATCGTTCTTGCGTTTCGGCGGCACGCCGTGGACCACCGACAAGGACGGCCCGATCCTCGGGCTCCTCGCCTGCGAGGTCACGGCCCGGACGGGGCAGGATCCCGCCGAGCGGTACCGGGCGCTAACGCGCCGCTTCGGTACCCCCGCCTACTCCCGCCTCGACGTGCCCGCCTCGCCACAACGGAAGCGCGTGCTGGGTGCCCTCACGCCCCAGGCGCTCGAGGCGAGCGGGCTGACCGAACTGGCCGGGGAGAAGATCGTGAGCGTCCTGTCGCGCGCTCCGGCCAACGACGAGCCGATCGGCGGCATCAAGGTCGTGACGGAGAGCGGCTGGTTCGCGGCGCGGCCGTCGGGCACCGAGGACGTCTACAAGATCTACGCCGAGAGCTTCGCCGGTCCGGAGCGGCTGGCGGCATTGCAGGCGGAGGCGCGCGAGCTGGTGCAGGACCAGTTCGAACGGGCCGGCGTGTAGCGCGCGGCGCGGCCCCTACTCCGACCCCGCCGGCACGCTCAGGATAGGCACGGGGCTCGAGCGGATGAGCGCGTCGGCGCGGCTACCGAACAGGAGCCCGACGGCGGAGCCGTGGCGCCTGAGCCCGATGGCCAAGAGCCCCGCCCCCACCTCCTGCGCCACCTGCGGCAGGACCGCCACCGGGTTGCCCGCCCGCACCACCAGCCGCGACGCCACGCCCTGCGACAGGTCGGACAGTCGGGACGTGA
It encodes:
- a CDS encoding sodium-translocating pyrophosphatase, with protein sequence MDLLITLVPLAAIVALIAAFLLARGIMTAPTGDARMVEISDAVRQGAAAYMNRQYRTITVVAVIIAAIFAVVALTAGNDHDRVMWWWTTAGFAVGALFSAISGYVGMNVAVRANVRVAQAARSGLAGALRIAFNGGAVAGLAVAGLALLGVAGFFWVFHVVLDLANPVEPLVGFAFGASLISLFARVGGGIYTKAADVGADLVGKVEAGIPEDDPRNPAVIADNVGDNVGDCAGMGADLFETYAVTAIGAVFLGYLLPGTGSITNLVLYPLVLGAIAILASILGVFAVRLNEGSNNIMAALYKGVFASAGISIGGFGIATWLMFHSFDFTVLGRDMSWGSLFGASLIGIAVTVLLMFITEYFTSTRYAPVRRVAKASETGSATNIISGLAVGMQSTALPVVLLVLAIFVAYSLAGLYGIAVAAVAMLSVTGMVVAMDTYGPITDNAGGIAEMAELPDNVRETTDALDAVGNTTKAVTKGYAIGSAALAALVLFADFAERLKLVDADRFGPGAFRLDDPIVLVGLLVGAMLPFLFSAFLMESVGKAAGAVIEEVRRQFRTIKGIMEGKAKPDYGKAVDIVTAAALREMALPGIIAVAAPLIVGFLFGPLALGGLLIGVIGSGLMMALMMSNGGGAWDNAKKYIEDGNHGGKGS
- a CDS encoding alpha-D-glucose phosphate-specific phosphoglucomutase, whose translation is MTRSPLAGRKAPRSLLIDVPRLVTDYYALAPDPSVAAQLVAFGTSGHRGSSSDATFNEDHIVAVSQAIADRRRRQGLGGPLFLGADTHALSTPALVTALEVLTANDVPVVTARGFAPVPTPVISHAVLTHNLGPKAAGAMPGAAAQADGVVITPSHNPPRDGGFKYNPPHGGPAGSSETAEIQRAANAYLAAGLAGVKRRSLASARAAGAFEERDLVTPYVADLGDVVDMDVIRGAGVRIGVDPLGGAAVAYWQPIAERWRLDLTVVNDVVDPTFAFMPVDHDGKIRMDCSSPDAMANLIHLQADFDVAFGNDPDADRHGIVTPTGGLMNPNHYLAVAIDYLFTHRPGWPQGAKVGKTLVSSSMIDKVAGGLGREVAEVPVGFKWFVDGLLGGSYGFGGEESAGASFLRFGGTPWTTDKDGPILGLLACEVTARTGQDPAERYRALTRRFGTPAYSRLDVPASPQRKRVLGALTPQALEASGLTELAGEKIVSVLSRAPANDEPIGGIKVVTESGWFAARPSGTEDVYKIYAESFAGPERLAALQAEARELVQDQFERAGV